CGCGCCGTCGGAGAACTCCACCGGCAAGGCGGCGGCGGCTCTGGCCAGCGCCGGCTCGTCGTCCCAGGCGATGCCGCGGCGGCGCGCGTGCAGCGCCAGCAGCCGGTACAGCGAGCCCGAGTCGAGGTAATGGAAGGCGAGGCGCGCGGCGACCTGGGCCGCCACCGTGCCCTTGCCGGAAGCGGACGGGCCGTCGATGGTAATCACCGGAACTGTCATCGAAATCTGATCCTGTTGCATTCTGCCGAGACCCGGCCGGATCCGCCGCGCGTCGCGGGAAGAACGGGCCGGTCAAACCGGGCATTGTAACCGAAGCGGGCTTCGCCGAGTGGGCGGAATGCGCGCCGCATGATTGCCACCATCGCGCCATGGCGGTTACAGTGTCCGCTGCTTAGCATCCATCATCCGAACACAGAACGCGCCCGCCTCATGGAACAACTGCATCTCAATCCCTGCACCCGCCTCGCCGGCTCCATCAAGCTGCCCGGCTCCAAGAGCATCTCCAACCGCACGCTGCTGCTGGCCGCGTTGTCAGGCGGCAGCACGCTGGTGCGCGACCTGCTGGACTCCGACGACATCCGCCACATGCTGAGCGCGCTGAAGCTGCTGGGCGTGAAGATCGAGCAACAAGGAGACAGCCGGGACTTCCGCGTCCAGGGCTGCGGCGGCGTCTTCCCGGTGAAGAACGCCGAATTGTTTCTCGGCAACGCCGGCACCGCCTTCCGGCCGCTGACCGCGGCGCTGGCGCTGATGGGCGGCAGTTACCAACTATCCGGCGTGCCGCGCATGCACGAGCGCCCGATCGGCGACCTGGTGGACGCGCTGAACGCCGCCGGCGCCCGCATCGAATACCTGGGCCAGCCCGGCTTCCCGCCGCTCGCCGTTTCCCCGGCGGACGTGCGCTGCGCCGCCCCCATCCAGGTGAAAGGCAATGTTTCCAGCCAGTTCCTCACCGCCCTCCTGATGGCGTTGCCGCTGACCGGCGGCCAGGCCGAGATCGAAGTGGTGGGCGAGCTGATCTCCAAACCCTATATCGAAATCACGCTGAACCTGATGGCCCGCTTCGGCGTGCGCGTCGAACGCGACGGCTGGCAGCGCTTCGTCATTCCCGGCGGCCAGCACTACATCTCGCCGGGCGAAGTCTACGTCGAAGGCGACGCCTCCAGCGCGTCCTATTTCCTGGCGGCCGGCGCGCTGGCCGGCGGACCGGTGCGGGTGGAGGGCGTCGGCGAGGCCAGCATCCAGGGCGACGTGCGTTTCGCGGAAGCGCTGGAGCGGATGGGCGCATCGGTGCGCCTCGGCGACAACTGGATCGAGGCCCGCGCCGAAGGCAGGCTCAAGGCGATCGATCTGGACTGCAACCACATCCCGGACGCGGCGATGACGCTGGCGGTGGCCGCGCTGGCCGCCGACGGCACCACCACGCTGCGCAACATCGCCAGCTGGCGGGTGAAGGAAACCGACCGCCTGTCGGCGATGGCGGCCGAGCTGCGCAAGGTGGGCGCGACGGTGGAAGAAGGGCCGGACTACATCCGCGTCACCCCGCCGGCCGCGCTGACGCCGAACGCCGAGATCGACACCTACGACGACCACCGGATGGCGATGTGCTTCTCGCTGGTTTCGCTGCTGGGCGCGCCGGTCGTCATCAACGACCCGGGCTGCGTGGCCAAGACCTTCCCGGGCTACTTCCAGGCGCTGGCCGCGCTGCAGGCGCAATAATCGCAATATATTGATGATTTAATCGATAGACTCCACAATATATGCATCACAAAGGAGTCTAACGATGAGCGATCTGTTCCGGATGCGCCGCGATTTCATGCGGCGCTTCGACCTCCCCTCCCCCTCCCGCCCCGAATTCCAGCCCGAACAGCTGGCGATGTGGCAGACCATGCTGGACGAGGAAGTGGCCGAACTTCAGCAGGCCCTGGCCGAGTACCGCGCGCTGCCGGCGCAATCCCCCGAACAGCAGCGTCACAGCCGGGCCGAGCTGACCGCCGAGGCGGTGGACGTGCTCAACGTGGTGTGCGGCCTCTTGCTGTCGCAGGGTCTGCCGCTGGAAGCGATGTGCGAGGCGATACACGACGCCAATCTGCGCAAATGCGTCGATGGCAAGGTGGTGCGCCGCGCCGACGGCAAGGTGTTGAAGCCGGAAGGCTGGCGGCCGGCGGACAAGGCAGGCGTCATCCGCGACGCCGAGGCGCGCGGCATTTCCCCTCCCATTGAAATGGATTAAGACCTGCTTAAGCTTGAGCGGCTAAGCTTGCAGCATGTTCCAACCAAAACAACAGGAGCCGACATGTTGCGCAACACCTCTCACAGTTACGGCGGAATCGCCCGCGCCCTGCACTGGCTGTGCGCGCTGGCGGTGATCGCCGCGCTGGTCTTCATCGAACTGAAAGGCAATTTCCCCAAGGGCGACCCGCTCCGCAGCGGCCTGGGCTACGCCCATGTCCAGGCCGGGCTGATCGTCCTGCTGCTGGTGCTGCCGCGGCTGGCCTGGCGGCTGGGCAATCCCCCGCCCGCCATCGAGCCCGCGCCCAGCCCGGCCATGAATCTGCTGGCCCACGCCGGCCACTGGGCGCTGTACGCGCTGATGCTGGCCCTGCCGATCCTGGGCATCGCCTTCATCCAGGCCAATGGCCGCGAAGTCGCCCTGTTCGGCCTGGCGCTCCCCGCCTTCATGCCCAACGATCCGCCGCTGGGCAAGGAGCTGAAGGAGATCCACGAATTGCTGGGCAATGTGCTGCTGTGGCTGAGCATACTGCACGCCGCCGCCGCGGTATGGCATCACCGTTTCCTCAAGGATGACACGCTGACCCGGCTGACCGGCCCGATGCGCTGATTCAGTTCCTGGTCCGGCTGGAGCCGCGCGCCACCAGCCGGCCGGCCAACACCACCTTGCGCAGCGGCCGCTCCGGCTGCTGCAGCCGCTCCAGCAGCATTTCCATCGCCGCGCGGCCGATCTCGTCGACCGGCTGCTCGATCACCGTCATGCCCGGATCCGCCAGTTCGGTCCAGCTATCGTTGTCGAAGCCCGCCAGCGCCAGTTCGCCCGGCACGGCGATGCCGGCCGCCCGCACCGCCTTCACCGCGCCCAGCAGCAATAGGCCGTTGCTGGCGATCAGCGCCTCAGGCGCGCCCGCCTCCCGCAACCAGCCCGCCACCGCCGCCTGCGCCGCCTCGGCGCTGGGCGCGACGAAGCGCGCCGCAGCCGCCAGGCCCGCCCTTTCCATCGCCTCCTGGAAGCCCGCGTGCCGCTCGGCCCCGGTGCTGCTGGTATTGCCGAACAGGCCGCCGATGCGCCGGTAGCCGCGCCCGATCAGGTGATCGACCAGTTCGGCCGCCGCTGTGCGGTTGTCCAGCAGCACCGCGTCGCAGCGGGCGGAAGGTCCGGCGCGGTCTATCATCACCACAGGGAAGCCCAGACCGGCGACGTCCAGCGAATCGGCGGTGGCGCGCGTGGCGGCGAAGATCACCCCGCTCACCCGCTCCTCCTGCATCAGCCGAAGGTACATCGCCTCCTTGTCCGGGTTCTCGTCGGTATTGCACAGGATCACGCGCATGCCCGACCGGTAGGCGACGTCCTCCACCGCCCGGCTCACCGAAGTGAAAAACGGATTGCGGATGTCTGACACGATCAGGCCTATGGTATGCGTGTGCTGAGAGCGCAGCCGCCGCGCCGACAGGTTGGGCCGGTAGCCGCTCTGGGCGACGGCGGCTTCCACCTTGGCGCGCAGCGCGGCGCTGACCGGGCCGTTGCCCAGCACGCGCGACACGGTGGCCACCGATACGCCGGCCAACAACGCGACATCCTTGATGCTGGTAGTCATGACTGAGAAATCGTTTTCAATTGAAGAAAGCGATGCTGCACCAGCGCGCGCCGCGCTGGCAAGCGCAAAATCGCCACAGTTTTCCGAATTGCGCGACAAGTTTGATTTTAACCAGTTCTGTCCGATTGACAGCAAAAATGTAATCGTTTTCAATGCCAGCCATATCGAGTCCAAGAACGAGGTACGCCGTGTCCGACGCCCTGCTCACTCCGCAACTGATACGCCTGGGCTGCCAGCCCGCCGGCAAAGAGGCCGCCATCCGCGAGGCCGGCCGCATGCTGGCCGACGCCGGCTGCATCGCGCCCGATTACATAGACAGCCTGCTGCGCCGGGAGGCGGTAGCCAACACCTACCTGGGCAACGGCATCGCCATTCCCCACGGCATGGTGGAAGACCGCGCGATGGTGCTGCGCACCGGCGTCGCCATCCTGCAGATTCCAGCCGGACTGGAATGGAACCCCGGCCAGCGCACCCACCTGCTGTGCGCGATCGCCGCGCGTTCCGACGACCACCTGGTGCTGCTGCGCCAGCTGACGCGGCTGCTGCAAGACGAGGCCAGGCTGCTGCCGCTGTTTTCCACCCGGGACAGCGCCGACCTGATCGCCGCGCTGGAACAACCGGCGGAAACCCCGCAAGCGGACGTCGAGGCGCAAGACCTGGACGTGCGGGACGAATGGCGGCTCGACTACCCCAACGGCTTGCACGCCCGCCCCGCCGCGCTGTGGGTGGAGGCAGCGCGGCGCAGTCCGGCCCAATTGCAGGTGCGCCACGGCGGCCGCGCCGCCGACGCCAAGAACCTGATCTCGCTGCTGCAGCTGGGCCTGCGCCAGGGCGACCTGGTCGCCGTATCCGCCCGCGGCCCGCAGGCCGAGGAAGGCGTGCGCCAGTTGCTGAAGGCGATGCGCGAAGCCAGCCTGGCGGAGCAGACCGCGGCGGCCATCGCCGCTCAGCGCGCCGCCGGCGCGCGCAAAACCGCCGGCTGGCAGCCGGCCGGATCTTTGATTTCCCTGCCCGGCATCGCCGCCAGTCCGGGCCTCGCCATCGGCACCGTGCGCGTCCTGGCCGGAGAGCGGCTGCAAGTGCCCGACCGGCCCGTCAGCCTGGCCGATGGCGGCGACCGCCTGCACGAAGCGCTGGCCGCCACCCGCCAACAGCTGGCCGAACTGGCCGATTCCACCCAGGCGACCCTGGGCGCCGGCGAAGCCGGCATCTTCCGTGCCCAGGCGGAACTGCTGAACGACACCGACCTGATCACGCTAAGCTGCCAGCTGATGGTGGCCGGCCACGGCGTGGAGTGGTCATGGCATCAGGCGGTGGAGCGCCTGGCGGAAAAAATCTCCGCCTTGGGCAACCCGCTGCTGGCGGCGCGCGCCGCCGACCTGCGCGACGTCGGCCGTCGGGTGCTGTTCCACCTGGACCCGGCGCTGCAGGGCAGCGCGCCGGCCGAATTCGGCCCCGACACCCTGCTGCTGGCCGCCGATCTCTCGCCGTCCGACACCGCCAGCCTGGACCTTTCCCGCGTCAAGGGGTTGGCCACCGCTCAAGGCGGCCCCACCGCCCACACCGCCATCCTGGCCCGGACGCTGGGCCTGCCGGCGCTGGTGGCCGCCGGCGCGGCGTTGCTGGACGTGGCCGACGGCAGCCCCGCCATCCTGGACGGCGACGCCGGCCGGCTGTACCTGAATCCGGGCGACGCCGACCTCGCCTCCGCCCGCGCCTGGCAGCAGCGCCAGCTGGAAGACCAGCAAAAACAACAGGCGGAACGGCAGCAGCCCGGACAGACCGCCGACGGCAAACGCATCGAAATCGCCGCCAACATCAACCGCCCCGACCAGGCCGCCGCCGCGCTGGACGCCGGCGCCGAGGGCGTGGGCCTGATGCGCACCGAGTTCCTGTTCCTGGAACGCGAGGCCGCGCCGGACGAAGAAGAGCAGCTGCGCACCTATCTGGCCATGCAGCAGGCGCTGCAAGGCCGGCCGCTGATCGTCCGCGCGCTGGACATCGGCGGCGACAAGCAGGTGCCCTATCTGAACCTGCCGCATGAGGACAATCCCTTCCTCGGCATGCGCGGCGCGCGGCTGCTGCTGTCCCGCCGCGAGCTGCTGGAGCCGCAGCTGCGCGCGCTGTACCGCGCCGCCAAGGCCGGCAAGCCGCTATCCATCATGTTCCCGATGATCAGCTCGCTGAAGGAGATCACCCGCCTCAAGGGCCTGTGCGAGGGCGTGCGCAAGGAACTGGACGCGCCGCAGGTGCCGATCGGCATCATGGTGGAGGTGCCGGCCGCCGCGCTGCTGGCCGACCAGTTCGCCCCCTATGTCGACTTCTTCTCCATCGGCACCAACGACCTGACCCAGTACGCGCTGGCGATGGACCGCCAGCACCCCGAGCTGGCCGCCGAGGCCGACAGCCTCCACCCCGCCGTGCTGCGGCTGATCCGCCAGACCGTGCAAGGCGCGGCGGCGCACCGCCGTTGGGTGGGCGTGTGCGGCGGCATCGCCGGCGATCCGCAGGGCGCGGCGGTGCTGGCCGGCCTGGGCGTGGACGAGCTGTCGATGAGCCCGCACGACATCGCCGCGGTGAAGGCGATGCTGCGCCGCCACAGCCACGCCAGGCTGCGCGAGCTGGCGGAGCAGGCGCTCGCCTGCGACAGCGCCGAGGAAGTGCGGCAATTGCTGGAGGCGCTGGCATGAGCGGCGCGATACACACCGTCACCCCCAATCCGGCGCTCGACCAGACCGTGACCCTGGACGCCTTGCGGACCGGCGCCGTCAACCTGGCGCGCGCCGCCCACGTCAACGCTGGCGGCAAGGGCGTCAACGTCGCCTCCTGCCTGGCCGACTGGGGCCTGCCGGTCCACGCCCACGGCCTGCTGGGCCGCGACAACAGCGGCCCCTTCGAGCAGCTGTTCGCCGCCAAGCGCATAGACGACCGCATGCTGCGGGTGGCCGGCGCCTGCCGCGTCAACATCAAGCTGGCCGATCTCGAAACCGGCGACACCACCGACATCAACCTGCCCGGCCCGGAAACCGGCGAGGCCGAGCTGCAGGCGCTGGCCTCCGGCCTCGCCCATCTCGGCGCCGGCGACCTGGCGGTGCTGGCCGGCAGCCTGCCGCCCGGCCTGCCGCGCGACGCGCTGGCCCGGCTGTGCGCGCAGCTGAAGCGGCAAGGCGCCTGGGTGCTGGTGGACAGCAGCGGCTCGCCGCTGGCGGCCGCGCTGGCCAATCCGCCGGAGGCGCTGCCCGACTGCGTGAAACCCAATCGCGATGAGCTGGCGCAATGGGCAGGCCGCCCGCTGCCCGGCCTGGACGACGTGGTCCGCTGCGCGCGCGGCTTGCAGCGGATGGGCGTCGGCCGGGTGGTGGTGTCGCTGGGCGAACTGGGCGCGCTGCTGGTGGACGCCGACGCGGCGCTGCTGGCCAGCCTGCCGCCGCAGCGGCCGCTGAGCACCGTCGGCGCCGGCGACGCGCTGGTGGCCGGCCTGGCCGCCGCCAGAAGCCAGGGGCTGAACGCCGCGGACAGCCTGACGCTGGCGGTGGCCTTCGCCGCCGCCAAGCTGCAACGCGTCGGCCCGCACCTGCCGCCGGAACAACAGATACGAGAGCAGGCCGCCGCCGTCAGCCTGCAAACCCTGGCCGCGGCCTGAGCCGCGTCCGCCCAGAAACAGGGGAAACACATGAGCATCGTCGCCATCATCCGCGCCCCGGAGCGCAGCACCCAGGCCAGGCTGGCCGCCGAAGCGCTGCGCCAGGCCGCCCAGCGGCAGGGCAAACGGATAGACATCGAGATAGACGGCCAGCCCGCGCTGGGCGCTGACATCCTGCAGGCCGCCAGCCAGATCCTGCTGGTGGACTGTCCCGACGACGCCCGCGCCGGGCAAAAACCCGCGCGCCGCGCCACGCTGGACGCGGTATTGGCCGATCCGGCCGCGCAGCTGGACGGCGCCGCGGCTGCCGAGCGCGCGCTCAGCATCGTCGCCATCACCGGCTGCCCCACCGGCATCGCCCACACCTTCATGGCGGCCGAGGGGCTGGTCCAGGGCGCCAAGGCGCTGGGCCACGCGATGCGGGTGGAAACCCAGGGCTCGGTCGGCGCGCAGAACGCGTTGACCGACGCCGAGATCGCCGCCGCCGACTTGGTGGTGATCGCCGCCGACACCCAGGTGCAGCTGGACCGCTTCGCCGGCAAACGGCTGTTCAAGAGCGGCACCAAGGCCGCCATCGGCGACGGCAAGGCGCTGATCCGCCGCGCGATAGCGGAGGCGCAGCCCTGGAGCGGCGCGGCCGCGCCCGCCGCCCAGGCCGCCGGCAAGGAGAAAACCAAGGACGGCCCCTATCGCCACCTGATGACCGGCGTGTCCTTCATGCTGCCCTTCGTCACCGCCGGCGGCATCCTGATCGCGCTCGCCTTCGCGCTGGGCGGCATCTACGCCTTCGACGACGCGCACAAGGGCACGCTGGCCTGGTCGCTGTTCCAGATCGGCGCCAAATCGGCATTCGCGCTGATGGTGCCGATACTGGCCGGCTACATCGCCTACTCCGTCGCCGACCGCCCCGGCATCGCCCCCGGCATGGTGGGCGGCATGCTGGCCGCCAGCCTGGGATCGGGCTTCCTCGGCGGCATCGTCGCCGGCTTCATCGCAGGCTACGGCACGCGGGAGCTGAACCGCCGCATCCAGCTGGGCCAGCATCTGGACGGCCTGAAGCCGGTGCTGATCCTGCCGGTGCTGGGCTCGCTGCTGACCGGCCTCTTGATGATCTACGTGGTGGGCCAGCCGGTGGCCGCCGTGCTGGCGGCGCTGACCGACGCGCTGAAGGGCATGCAGGGCAGCAGCGCGCTGGCATTGGGCGCGCTGCTGGGCGCGATGATGGCCTTCGACATGGGCGGCCCGGTCAACAAGGCGGCCTACGCCTTCGCCACCGGCCTGATCGCCAGCCAGGTCTACACGCCGATGGCGGCGGTGATGGCCGCCGGCATGACGCCGCCGCTGGGCATCGCGCTGGCCACCCGCCTGTTCCGAGACCGCTTCACCGTCGACGAGCATGAGGCCGGCAAGGCTGCCGCCGTGCTGGGCCTGGCCTTCATCAGCGAAGGCGCCATCCCCTTCGCCGCGCGCGATCCTTTCCGCGTGATTCCGGCGCTGATGGCCGGCTCGGCGCTGGCCGGCGCCGTCTCGATGACCATGGGCGTGGAACTGAAAGTGCCGCACGGCGGCGTGTTCGTGCTGCCCATCCCCAACGCGGTCGAACACCTCGCCAGCTACCTGGCGGCGCTCGCCGCCGGCACCGCCGTCACCGCGCTGGCGCTGGGCCTGCTGAAGAAGAGAATCCCCCAGGCCTGATCTCGCCCGCTTGCGCGCGGCATCCTCCCAGGCCCGGCTCAGCCGGGCCTGTCCCTTTCTTTCCCGCGGCCTCGCCAGCTTATTGCGGTCCAGCCATCCCTCCCGCATAAAAATTAACAATTTTTACAATTTGTTATAATGGAACGCCAGACAGCACGCAGAGGCTGCTGGTTTATTCCAATGACAACACAGGAAAAGCCATGTCCATTACCCGACGAGACTTTCTCAACGGTTTTGCGCTGACGGTGGCTGCCGGGCTCACTCCGCTGGAAATTCTCCGTGCCGCACCCCGACAGATCAGCGCCAGCTA
This genomic window from Chromobacterium violaceum ATCC 12472 contains:
- a CDS encoding PTS fructose transporter subunit IIC — its product is MSIVAIIRAPERSTQARLAAEALRQAAQRQGKRIDIEIDGQPALGADILQAASQILLVDCPDDARAGQKPARRATLDAVLADPAAQLDGAAAAERALSIVAITGCPTGIAHTFMAAEGLVQGAKALGHAMRVETQGSVGAQNALTDAEIAAADLVVIAADTQVQLDRFAGKRLFKSGTKAAIGDGKALIRRAIAEAQPWSGAAAPAAQAAGKEKTKDGPYRHLMTGVSFMLPFVTAGGILIALAFALGGIYAFDDAHKGTLAWSLFQIGAKSAFALMVPILAGYIAYSVADRPGIAPGMVGGMLAASLGSGFLGGIVAGFIAGYGTRELNRRIQLGQHLDGLKPVLILPVLGSLLTGLLMIYVVGQPVAAVLAALTDALKGMQGSSALALGALLGAMMAFDMGGPVNKAAYAFATGLIASQVYTPMAAVMAAGMTPPLGIALATRLFRDRFTVDEHEAGKAAAVLGLAFISEGAIPFAARDPFRVIPALMAGSALAGAVSMTMGVELKVPHGGVFVLPIPNAVEHLASYLAALAAGTAVTALALGLLKKRIPQA
- a CDS encoding LacI family DNA-binding transcriptional regulator, giving the protein MTTSIKDVALLAGVSVATVSRVLGNGPVSAALRAKVEAAVAQSGYRPNLSARRLRSQHTHTIGLIVSDIRNPFFTSVSRAVEDVAYRSGMRVILCNTDENPDKEAMYLRLMQEERVSGVIFAATRATADSLDVAGLGFPVVMIDRAGPSARCDAVLLDNRTAAAELVDHLIGRGYRRIGGLFGNTSSTGAERHAGFQEAMERAGLAAAARFVAPSAEAAQAAVAGWLREAGAPEALIASNGLLLLGAVKAVRAAGIAVPGELALAGFDNDSWTELADPGMTVIEQPVDEIGRAAMEMLLERLQQPERPLRKVVLAGRLVARGSSRTRN
- the pfkB gene encoding 1-phosphofructokinase → MSGAIHTVTPNPALDQTVTLDALRTGAVNLARAAHVNAGGKGVNVASCLADWGLPVHAHGLLGRDNSGPFEQLFAAKRIDDRMLRVAGACRVNIKLADLETGDTTDINLPGPETGEAELQALASGLAHLGAGDLAVLAGSLPPGLPRDALARLCAQLKRQGAWVLVDSSGSPLAAALANPPEALPDCVKPNRDELAQWAGRPLPGLDDVVRCARGLQRMGVGRVVVSLGELGALLVDADAALLASLPPQRPLSTVGAGDALVAGLAAARSQGLNAADSLTLAVAFAAAKLQRVGPHLPPEQQIREQAAAVSLQTLAAA
- a CDS encoding nucleoside triphosphate pyrophosphohydrolase family protein — translated: MSDLFRMRRDFMRRFDLPSPSRPEFQPEQLAMWQTMLDEEVAELQQALAEYRALPAQSPEQQRHSRAELTAEAVDVLNVVCGLLLSQGLPLEAMCEAIHDANLRKCVDGKVVRRADGKVLKPEGWRPADKAGVIRDAEARGISPPIEMD
- the aroA gene encoding 3-phosphoshikimate 1-carboxyvinyltransferase, whose amino-acid sequence is MEQLHLNPCTRLAGSIKLPGSKSISNRTLLLAALSGGSTLVRDLLDSDDIRHMLSALKLLGVKIEQQGDSRDFRVQGCGGVFPVKNAELFLGNAGTAFRPLTAALALMGGSYQLSGVPRMHERPIGDLVDALNAAGARIEYLGQPGFPPLAVSPADVRCAAPIQVKGNVSSQFLTALLMALPLTGGQAEIEVVGELISKPYIEITLNLMARFGVRVERDGWQRFVIPGGQHYISPGEVYVEGDASSASYFLAAGALAGGPVRVEGVGEASIQGDVRFAEALERMGASVRLGDNWIEARAEGRLKAIDLDCNHIPDAAMTLAVAALAADGTTTLRNIASWRVKETDRLSAMAAELRKVGATVEEGPDYIRVTPPAALTPNAEIDTYDDHRMAMCFSLVSLLGAPVVINDPGCVAKTFPGYFQALAALQAQ
- a CDS encoding cytochrome b encodes the protein MLRNTSHSYGGIARALHWLCALAVIAALVFIELKGNFPKGDPLRSGLGYAHVQAGLIVLLLVLPRLAWRLGNPPPAIEPAPSPAMNLLAHAGHWALYALMLALPILGIAFIQANGREVALFGLALPAFMPNDPPLGKELKEIHELLGNVLLWLSILHAAAAVWHHRFLKDDTLTRLTGPMR
- the ptsP gene encoding phosphoenolpyruvate--protein phosphotransferase yields the protein MSDALLTPQLIRLGCQPAGKEAAIREAGRMLADAGCIAPDYIDSLLRREAVANTYLGNGIAIPHGMVEDRAMVLRTGVAILQIPAGLEWNPGQRTHLLCAIAARSDDHLVLLRQLTRLLQDEARLLPLFSTRDSADLIAALEQPAETPQADVEAQDLDVRDEWRLDYPNGLHARPAALWVEAARRSPAQLQVRHGGRAADAKNLISLLQLGLRQGDLVAVSARGPQAEEGVRQLLKAMREASLAEQTAAAIAAQRAAGARKTAGWQPAGSLISLPGIAASPGLAIGTVRVLAGERLQVPDRPVSLADGGDRLHEALAATRQQLAELADSTQATLGAGEAGIFRAQAELLNDTDLITLSCQLMVAGHGVEWSWHQAVERLAEKISALGNPLLAARAADLRDVGRRVLFHLDPALQGSAPAEFGPDTLLLAADLSPSDTASLDLSRVKGLATAQGGPTAHTAILARTLGLPALVAAGAALLDVADGSPAILDGDAGRLYLNPGDADLASARAWQQRQLEDQQKQQAERQQPGQTADGKRIEIAANINRPDQAAAALDAGAEGVGLMRTEFLFLEREAAPDEEEQLRTYLAMQQALQGRPLIVRALDIGGDKQVPYLNLPHEDNPFLGMRGARLLLSRRELLEPQLRALYRAAKAGKPLSIMFPMISSLKEITRLKGLCEGVRKELDAPQVPIGIMVEVPAAALLADQFAPYVDFFSIGTNDLTQYALAMDRQHPELAAEADSLHPAVLRLIRQTVQGAAAHRRWVGVCGGIAGDPQGAAVLAGLGVDELSMSPHDIAAVKAMLRRHSHARLRELAEQALACDSAEEVRQLLEALA